In Silene latifolia isolate original U9 population chromosome X, ASM4854445v1, whole genome shotgun sequence, the following proteins share a genomic window:
- the LOC141617052 gene encoding uncharacterized protein LOC141617052, with translation MDSPKSVLDVNQKRPRETISRLELKKRKHNRKQLLLTVPSYTLATGAKSLRYENRVRLRYLLRRLVLQHNWVEASGVLSVLLKATCKERAPLHPDRVLRSDRFKYSVAMELRRHMGSDPKTFSSKIEDLYRTWILKIRSYKNRPSKDRYILLDYIVSSFARNEHSVANDALKSLKQTSDLGRDPLAYLVIGLASYEFWYSGLLEEIKQRNLDDVCKPLHLEGVDSTSFGLLDDMREEDADSINESCSDLNDHSEVSVVNDNGAHSNFGQKPDEKSSKAYTNLRVEHRHQIKIQAVSENTIETIEENDDSMEDRDDQFHCSTSFNFEGLQSLLPFRMPFPDDMAYLPSYKDYYDDAVKYLKLALQSPPPVSEASLLPLVQLLLLGGQVNEALLVIEQFCYGSNSALPYRLRARLQECTEAKDPDKISLCFEGVIKKDPTCRRSLTRLMDLHQRGYYAPDRLVEVISLHLEATYGDVISWREFASCLLKISNCIEDRASVCMKVEEVENDQRHSTRFSRMPAMFVEGVSKKTWKLRCKWWLNRHFSKHVLTSETKKGDWEIMSYKAACASHLYGRDFDYVVKVHAFTKEHNKTVLSFLQTHMENSLGFFSYLTKKKLL, from the exons ATGGATTCCCCCAAATCCGTCCTTGATGTTAACCAAAAAAGGCCGCGCGAAACGATAAGCCGTCTTGAATTGAAGAAAAGGAAGCACAATAGAAAACAGTTATTGTTAACGGTGCCTTCATACACTCTAGCTACTGGTGCTAAGAGTCTACGCTATGAAAACCGTGTCAGATTGCGTTATCTCCTTCGTAGACTTGTGTTGCAGCACAATTGGGTTGAAGCTAGCGGAGTTCTCAGTGTTTTATTGAAGGCTACTTGCAAGGAACGCGCACCTCTTCATCCGGATCGTGTCCTTCGCAGTGATCGATTCAAGTATTCG GTGGCAATGGAGCTTCGCAGACACATGGGAAGTGATCCTAAGACCTTCTCATCGAAGATTGAGGACTTGTATCGCACATGGATTTTGAAAATAAGGTCATATAAGAACAGACCATCCAAG GATAGATATATACTATTGGATTACATCGTCTCATCCTTTGCACGGAACGAGCATAGCGTTGCTAATGATGCTTTGAAGAG CCTGAAGCAGACTAGTGACCTTGGAAGAGATCCTTTGGCTTATTTGGTCATAGGGCTGGCCAGTTATGAGTTTTGGTATTCTGGTCTCCTAGAAGAGATAAAACAGAGAAACTTGGATGATGTGTGCAAGCCTTTGCATTTGGAGGGAGTAGACAGTACTTCCTTTGGGTTATTAGATGATATGAGGGAAGAGGATGCAGATAGTATTAATGAGAGCTGCTCAGACTTGAATGATCATTCAGAGGTGTCAGTGGTCAATGATAATGGTGCACATTCCAATTTTGGTCAGAAGCCTGATGAAAAATCTTCTAAAGCCTACACTAATTTGCGAGTTGAGCATCGCCATCAAATCAAAATTCAAGCTGTCAGTGAAAACACTATTGAAACAATTGAAGAAAATGATGATAGCATGGAAGATCGTGATGATCAATTTCATTGTTCCACTTCTTTCAATTTTGAAG GTCTGCAATCATTGTTGCCCTTTAGAATGCCTTTTCCGGATGATATGGCATATTTGCCCTCCTATAAAGATTACTATGATGATGCTGTGAAGTACTTGAAACTTGCCCTACAATCTCCTCCTCCGGTCTCAGAAGCATCATTACTTCCTTTAGTTCAG CTGCTGCTACTTGGGGGTCAAGTTAACGAAGCTTTACTTGTGATTGAACAGTTCTGCTATGGGTCAAACTCTGCTCTTCCGTACAG GCTGAGAGCTCGACTTCAGGAGTGTACAGAAGCCAAAGATCCCGACAAGATATCATTATGTTTTGAGGGTGTTATTAAGAAGGACCCTACATGTAGGCGTTCCTTGACAAGGCTCATGGACTTGCATCAAAGGG GTTATTATGCCCCTGATCGTTTGGTTGAGGTGATATCTTTACACTTGGAAGCGACATATGGAGATGTCATCTCATGGAGGGAATTTGCTTCTTGTCTGCTGAAGATTTCCAATTGTATAGAAGACAGAGCATCAGTGTGTATGAAGGTGGAGGAAGTCGAGAATGACCAAAGACATAGTACACGTTTCAGTAGGATGCCTGCTATGTTTGTGGAGGGGGTGTCCAAAAAGACTTGGAAACTTCGCTGTAAATGGTGGTTGAACCGTCACTTCAGCAAGCATGTTCTGACCTCTGAAACTAAGAAAG GTGACTGGGAGATAATGAGTTATAAGGCAGCTTGTGCGTCCCATCTTTATGGAAGAGATTTCGATTATGTCGTTAAGGTTCATGCCTTTACCAAGGAGCATAACAAGACGGTTTTATCGTTTCTGCAAACACACATGGAGAATTCTCTTGGTTTTTTCTCTTATTTGACCAAGAAAAAGTTGCTCTAA